The DNA segment TCTGGCGAATAAAATCCTGAAGACAATACTAACTTTTGCATTCCTTGaccaagaaatcctcaaaaatCACCATTGTGATAACCCCTCCATCCGATTGCGTGAAGCATGATATTGCAAACAAGTGATCAACAATGTAGGTATCAATGGCTGACCTAAAGTTCCACAGTAAATTATTAAGTGTATGATATTGATGTGCACATGCTAAATGATACTAGCATTAGTAAAGAAGACAGCATCTTTATAAGTGCCCTCAGTGATCAAATCCCTCTGGTGAAACCAGAAAAGCATATATTACCCCATTTCTACAGCTCCATCCTACGGATGTGTATAAAATGAGAAATAAAAGGGAGAAGAAAAAAGCCTTAAGGGCGTCAATAAACAAAATAAAGAGGAAAAAGCCCAATAGCTCGTCAAAATCTGGTCATTTTTAATGGTGAAAGAAACAACAAGGACAAGGGCGTGAGGTTGCATGACCTTTTGTTGCAGCCTATAGATTATGAGACTTCTTGGGCTTCTTGGCCGGTGGGAAAGCACCGGCTATCTTCTCCAGGAGGCACCGCTGTGATTCCATCAGCATCTCCGCTCTCTTCGTCTCCATCTCCATCCAATCCCTCTTCATTTCCCGCATCAGCTCCCTTCTCCTCTTTTCCATCCGCACCAAGCGGTCGCCGAATCCCCTCACCACGGCCGCCATCTGCGACAAGGCCTCCGCTTCACCTGCGCCATCCGCTGCCTCCTCCTCTGATTCATCTTCGTCGTTTTCTTCCTCGTCCTCAGCCACCATCTCAAAACCTCTCCTTTTGGGAGGTACGAGGCTCCTCGCAACCCTAGAGGAATTCCAGCTGGAATCCCGAAGAATCCCGTTGATGCTTCGGGTGTTGTTCCGCTCGTCCTCATCCTCGTCCTCACGGTcgtcgtcctcgtcctcgtcctcgtcggtgGACTGGGCGGCGGGAGGAGGCGGCGGGGGCCGGAAGGTGATAGGGAGGGGCCCGCGCTCCATGCGCTCCATGCGGTTAAAGAAGGGCCAGGCGGAGGGGACGGGGCGGAGGCGCTCGGCGCGGTAGCGCTTGCGGAGCTTCTCGACTTTGTGACGACACTGGGTGCCATTCTTCGATGGCTCGTCGAGACCGCAGCGTCCGGCAACTGCGGCGGCGACGTCCTCCCACTGCCGGGCCTTGAGCTGGCCGCGCTTCAGAGCGTACCACCGCTCCTCGTAGGCGTCGATCAGGTGAGCGGTCTCGATGTGGGACCAGGGCTGGCCGGGGGCGGACTTCCGCGACGCCAGCGCCGGATGGCCGGGGCGGCGCTCCGCCGATCCGGCGGCGGTGGCCATTGTTTCGGCGGCGTGGAGAGGGATGGGCTGGAGAAGATTAGGGTTACAATTTAGGGGGGAGGGAGTCGGTGTTGTGACATGGGGTGGGGAAATAGGAAGACGTTGGGGAGCGAGTCGGGCGGTGCTCGAGGGGCGGTGGCGATGGTGGGGGATAAGGCTTGGGTGGGCCTGGGAAGTTGAATGGCGCACCGGCCCGATTTTTTACTTTGGACCGGACCGATCGAGTGGGGTATAAAGAGACGCTCTGTGAAGACACTTCGAATATTTGCTTGTAAAAATCCtgcagctaattatatattatcctataTGCTCCtattaatatcataatttttatatttaaaaaattatattataatttttatagttttgaaagtaaaataaataattttatttattataacgtCAGTTGCATCGACGAAAAATATAACACGTGATATCATAAACTGAATTGACATGAAAGTAATgaacaaaaaataatttaaacatctcttttattttcagagatattaaaattatttttttacaaaatcatTGGAACATAATagatgttgaaattatctttttattcatcGTTTTCGTATTTGATTGACgatgttaaaataaataaaattatttatttaatttttaaaagtataaggatcttaatataaattttttaagtataagaatcacaagaaataatatataattagcttacttttttaatataatttgtttgtaaaaattaaAGACATCTTTTTAAGATTAAACAAACTTAATGATTAATTGTgaaaaaaatgaataaaataGGGAGGACAATAGGATCagacaaaataaaattattttttcaggATCTTTTCGTTGAGTTTATTGAGTTAGATGCAGAGATGATCTCATTCATGGAGAAGAGAAATGACAAGAGGAGAGAGCAAGATAACATTAGAGCAGA comes from the Musa acuminata AAA Group cultivar baxijiao chromosome BXJ1-10, Cavendish_Baxijiao_AAA, whole genome shotgun sequence genome and includes:
- the LOC103969140 gene encoding trihelix transcription factor ENAP1-like — encoded protein: MATAAGSAERRPGHPALASRKSAPGQPWSHIETAHLIDAYEERWYALKRGQLKARQWEDVAAAVAGRCGLDEPSKNGTQCRHKVEKLRKRYRAERLRPVPSAWPFFNRMERMERGPLPITFRPPPPPPAAQSTDEDEDEDDDREDEDEDERNNTRSINGILRDSSWNSSRVARSLVPPKRRGFEMVAEDEEENDEDESEEEAADGAGEAEALSQMAAVVRGFGDRLVRMEKRRRELMREMKRDWMEMETKRAEMLMESQRCLLEKIAGAFPPAKKPKKSHNL